In Rhodothermia bacterium, the sequence AAGTCACGATCTGTTTTGACATTTGAATATATCGAAAAATCTTTCATCGTTTTATATAGATTAATATTGAGAGGAATACACGTTTAAACTAATGTAAACATTATACTTATCCCAATGCAACAAGTCTAATGTTTTATGTCCCCACAATAGAGTTATTGTAACAGCAATTAATACTAAAACTCCATAATGGATATTTGGAAAATTAACTAATGGGTTATTGTGTTGGTCAGAAGGAAATATTACTCGTCCTGTATTGTATAGGCAATGTAAAAAAATGCAAGCAGATAAACTCTTATTGGTATTATTGTATAACCAGACATATATTGTCCTAAAAGCTATAGTGCCTAATGTTCCCCAAAATATGAAATTCAGGTTTCTCCCTTGTTGAAAAATGGATGGATAATGCCATATTATCCACGGGACGCCAATTATAATGCTTGTCCAAAATGCACTAAATTTGTTTTGTAATTTTTCAACAACATAGCCCATGTATCCTACTTCTTCACCTATTGCACCTAAATAAAAAAATAATAGTAACAATGGAATTGAATAAAAAGAAACTGTCCATTTGTCAGGAATTGGATAGCTGTTTGTTTTTAAAAAAAAATAAATTGAAGAGAAAATCAATAATGGTAGTAGTACAATTACGAGCCACCATTTCAATCTCAGTTTTTTAAAATCAAATATTCTTAATAATAAATTTCTTACGCCTGTTTTTCCATTTTCTTTATATGACATAATGCAAGCAGCGATGAGGGGTGTAAATGCTGCACCTATGTCTGTTATGGGTATGTTTAAGGGTAAATTAGTTTTGTCAATGAATAATTGGAATAGCCAAAAAGGTGCTGATAAAAAATAAACAAGCACGAAAAAACGAAGTGCAGAATTTCGTATTTGAGGTTCTTTGTTTGCTGTCATACTTTGTCTGTAATGGTTGCTACGAAGGGTCTGTTTATGCTTGCCGCTAACGGAAAAATGTTTGCGAAGGGCGGGCTTGATAGCACTTCCCCTGCCCTACGCACAAAGTTTATAGAAAGTACAAAAGCCTAAATTACTCACATTAGCCCGCCTTTTCGCAAACATAATGTTGGGCGTTTGTCTTTTTTTACGCCATTACTGCAACTATATTTAGTGCTTGTTTTCCCAATTCAACATCACCTGAAATCTTAACTTTATCAATTACTTGAAGGGGATTCCAACTTTTTGAAAACAACTTCCAAACTGTATCAGGGTCAATAAACACCTTAGATACTGTATTAAGGTTTTTACTTTTGTCTAATTCCCAACCTGTGTCTTTTTTTACAACACTCCAAACTCCACCAATTTCAGTGCTAACTTCAATAGAAACAACTGTCCCGTTTTCTGCTGAAATCTTGCTGAACGTATGTGGAAAAGCAAACATAAAAGTATCAATAAATGGATAAAATAATTCTTTTGTCATAATGCCTTGTTTGCCAACTGCGTCCCTAATTTGTTGTTGATGTAAAAATTTTTCTGTGTATTCTCTCGCTATGTGAAACCAATTAGGCGATGTTTCTTGTCCTGCCCATGCCACTGAAAAAATTGCATTGTCAAACGGATTGAGTGATTTTAAGTGTTCTGTATATTCTTTCCCTGTACTCTCCAAGAGGTTGATAATTACTTGTGGGCTTAATCTTTTTGTTGCACTTGTCCAAGACATATTTAATTGATTTAGAAAAACAACAAGGTCTTGATAAGATTGTATATTTTCAGGTTTTTCTCCAAAATAACTATCTCTTGACGTAGATAATCCTCTTAAATTTCCGTCAAGTAAATGAGAAGCCACGTCTTTTACCTTCCAAAGTTTAGCAACCGTTTGGCTATCCCATTCTTCTGCTGTTAGAGATTTTAAAAGTTCTATCAGTTTTCTGTCTAAAACGGAAAACAAATGCAAGGTTTCTATTTTAATTTCATTTGCCATTTTAGGTTCGTCTTTTAAGATAACGCACAACGTTCCGCGGCTTGGCGCAGTAGCGGCTAATTTACAAAAAAAAGTTCTTATGAAAATAGTGAGTTGATAATCCAGCGGATTTTCAACCGAAGTAGAGTAGAAGCTATTGCACCAAACCGCTGTTAGCGGAAGTTTTTAATTCCACGGATTTTTATTTTTAATTATTTCTGTCAATTCGTTTTCAATTCCCGTAATAAGTTCATCACCTGCAAATGTTATTGTCCCTTCGTGTGAAATATAAATTAACCAATTTGTTTTAAAGTCGCAATATGCAGACTCTATCCAATCAATGTCAAACGATGACGTCTCAACTTCGTAGTTTATATTTTCTTCAGTCAGTAGGCATATTCTTTCGCCTGAAATTGATTTTAATATGTCAACGATTATCTGAACATCTTCTGGTCTGAATAAGTTATCTTCAAAATGGATTGTCTGAATTTTGTTTTGAGTTTTAGATAGTGGTTCCCAATAATAGTTTTCATCTTTCCAAGAGCCGAAATCAAAATTGTATTTTAAGGATTTTTCAAGTCTTTTAGATTCTTCCTCCTTTAATCGTCTTTCAAACGCAATGGGTAAAACTTCTGAAAGTTCATTTACATTTAGTTCATTTACAAACGTTATAAAGTCGGTCTTAATTCTGTCAACCATTTTCAAGTGTCCAACTTTGTCGAAAACTTTGGTTCTCTCGTTAAACTCTGTCAAACAAGTTGTCAATATTTCGTTTTTGATTGTGTCTAAACCGTCTTTTCGTCCAACGAAATAATCAATGCCATTTTTTAGACTGTTTACAATATTTTGGTGCGTACTATAACCTTCCGAATGAAGTTTCAGAATATACTCTTTGGTTTTGGTTACTATTTTCTCGGTGTCGGTCATAAAATTTCCGCTAACATCTATATTGCCGCAATATTGCGGCAATATCCGCATTCACCGAGCGTTTGTGAAGCTTAATGACAGCCCTTTCTGGAAGAGGGTGTAAGAGCCAAACACTTGATTGTCTTCCTATTACATTAAGGATTTACCTTATCTTTTTTGCAGGTAAATAGAGGAAAGGACACCATGAATGCACCTTAATATAAGGATTTACCACCACTTCACCAATGTTTTTTTTAGGTGCTACTTCTTTCAAGTCCGTTAAGCCACCCTAAGTTTCGGGTTATAGGGGATTATTGGATATTGCCGCAATAACAAGGCTGGTTATATTCTACAATCCTTCAGGCTTAGATAGGGGATTTTAATGGTCTGGGCTTGGGTTATGGTTATAGACAGCAATAATCTTTTGTTGCAGGGTGCATTTCAAAACGTACAAGTAGCGGGTCGGGTTGTTGGGGTGGGTTTGAACAAGCCGATAACGTAGTCCCCGTTTCCAGAAGCTAACGTCACCCTTGCTCGCTCCACTTTTCGCTATTACAATGCTTTTTTCTACGAAGATGACGGGGCTAACACCCCTGTTTTTTACCTTGCAATACCTTAATTCTATCAAGATGGCAGGGCTGACGCCCCTGTTTTTGCCCTTGCAATACCTTTTCTATGAAGATGGCGGGGCTGACGCCTCTGTTTTTTACAGGGAGCAATTTTTGTACACACAAAAGCAAAGAGGAGCGTAGCTCTCAAATCCTCGTAGATGCAGGTACATTCAATTAAAGAAAGAGGAGCGTAGCTCTGGCCTCAAACAAAATAGCCCTAAACACAAATGCCAAACACATGCACCCAATGATATATTCCATTACTTTTTTTTGTAAATAGGGTGCATTTTAAAATTTAAACATATTTATAGTTAGGATTTAAAATTATCACTCACTAATTGCCGCCATCGGCGATGTGAATAGTACTCAGCCATTTTGCTGCATATAATATGACCAAAAGACAACAGAAGAAATATTAAAAAGTAGAATCATTCTTGGATTACTTAAAACAAAAACTAATAGACAATTAGGGCGAACCGCTAATGGTCATTTGGTTCAATGGCGGGCGAAGTGGTTAACTGAAAATTCTACCTAGCATCAACTTTTGTAGTGTATTGACAGTTTTGTGTTCCGGAATCCGTCACTGCGCCAAGTACCATAACGTTATACGCGACGGGGTATCGGGTTTACTTGATCAACTGGCGAATACACGCAAGGTGTGCGAACAAAACAGAAGGTACAATAAAGCCGGGGAGCCAGAGAAATGGGAAATACATCATGGCCCGATTGGGCTGCTCAAACGCATAAACTTGGAAGGCTGAAGGTACAGCAAGTATGCCATGTCCAATGATAATCAGCAGAAATACAAGGCCAATCACATTCCAACCCAATAAAAAGGGCTTAAAAAGACGGGTTTGGGTATAGCCAAAATAGGCGATAATGGGAGCCGTTATGCCCATGATGATGTCGTAATTGTGTCCGGTAAAGGCCATTTCATCCGGAATTAGTTTATGTTGCACCAGCCAAAGAAGTCCAATCTCTACGGGTATGCGTACAATATGTAGATAGGTAAGGGTTTCCGCAGAGATTCGTTCTACAAATTGTTTAGAGGCCACAAACAAGGCGATAATAATCAGAACTGGTGGCAAAACGAGCCAAAGAAAGCGTGGTGGCAATCCTGTAGTATCTGTATAGAATCCTGTGAGACCAAGAACCGCTTGGCCAACAAGCCAAATAAGTGTTAAAATCACAAAACGAGGAGCCATGTCTCGCGTGCTGGTATATCCGGCATTCCGAATGGCCCGAAAGACAAACCAGAACGTTAACAATGTTGCGAAAATAAAAACAGAGGGTATCTGAAATGGGAGGGGTGGCATGAGAAACGTTGTCTGAAGCAGGTCTAACCTACAGGTTACAACACGAGAAAAAATAATAGGTCGTTATTTGGAACGGTGGGTATAATAAAAAAAAACCACGTCAGTTGCAAACGAAGTGTAGCTCCGAAGTCAAGAATGTGGCACGTGCCAAGTGTAGGTAAAGGCCGGTGGAATGTTTTTAAGGACAATCGGGCTGCGTTTTGCAGAGCCATATCGCTCATTCATAAACTGTCGGAAGGCCGTCGCTTGGGGAATACGGGAGGCATGGAGGTACTGAAATGTTCGGAAAACACTGCCCGGCGTAAGTAAATGGGTGAGATTCTCTAAAATAGCCGACCGAACTTGGGTTGGCAACGTTGCAAAAGGTAAGCCGGAGATAATGTATTTGATCTGTCCTTCTATGTGTTCATTGGAGATATGGAGCGCATTTGCCGCATCCCCCACTACAAAACGAAGGTGTGGAAACCTTTTTTGCAGCAAGGAAACGAAGTGGGGATCCCGCTCGATGCCCAAATACGCTTGTGCATGTGGCAATTTAGCATTTAGCGCATGGGTAAGAGAACCTGTTCCGGGGCCTAACTCCAATACAGTTTGATTGGGCTTAAGGTCTAAACCATCAACCATTGCCCGTGCCAAAGCCGGCGAACTTGGCATCAAAGCCCCAACATGTAATGGGTTGCGGATACCGGCTTTGACAAAATGAAGAATCTCACTCATAGTAACAAGAAAACGAACGGTATGCCTTAAACGGCAGACACTAAGATACACAATTTAGCTCCTTAAAGTAGGGCTACTATACGCTACGGGGTATTTTCCGGCAAATCGGGCACGACCAATAAAACTTGTTCACGCTCAACGAGTACGGCTCCCGGCGGCCCTTTTCTGGCTTTTCTCACATATTTACGTTCAGTATAGATGACCGGAGCCAAACTACTGCTTTTGGCTTGGCTAAAGTAGGCCGCAATAGCAGCCGTTTGCTCCAAAACAAGTTTGGGGGGCATTCGGTTTTTCGCTTGGCGCCTGAGTAAAACATGCGATCCGGCAACCCCACGAGCATGTAGCCATAGATCGTGCTTCTGGGCATAGCGAAAGGTCAACAAGTCGTTCTCGCGGGCATTTCTGCCCACCCAGACCTCGTACCCCGAAACCATAAATCGTCTAAAGGGGAGGGTTTCTTGCCCCATATGTTGGTGCCCAACGAGCTTAATCAGGTGGTCGGCGTATTGTAGCTGGAATTGCTCAACGGCAGGCGCTGTATTAAGTTGCGTCAACGCCAAGAGCAGTTGAGTTGCTTTTGTGGCAAGCGCCTCGGTTTCTGTCCATCGTTCCTCTGCATGTAGGCGTGCTTGTCGGGTTTTTCGGGCTTTTTCGTAGTAGTATTGGGCGTTTTCCACCCCATTTAGGCGCGAGTCTAATTTCACCACCTCCACATGGTCAGGCTCAAACAAATCAGGCAGAACAATTTCCGTATGCCCTTTAGGCAAGGTATTTGCTTGGGCCATCAGTAAATGCGCCCATTTTTCATACCGCACAGCGCGGCTTGGTCGAGAAACCTCCTCTAGCACCTGCTCGGTGCGATGGCGCAGTTGTTCGGTTGCAGCATTCAAAGCCTTGTAGAGCGGGTCGAATAATCGCCGAAATTTGTATTGGGCAAAAAAGCGTCGCCAATACACCCTGACGGCGGCATCGGTTGTGGGGAACACTTCCTCCCGAAGATGCGCAAGATGTTGAAGTGGGATCAGGGAAAAGGCTACGAGTTGGTCTCCATCCCAATACAAACAAGGTTTGGGATTGGACAATTCGCACAAAAGTGCATTACTGGTATCAAAAAGAGCGGCTAAGTTTGGCGCGGTATGCCATGCACCACCCAACCGATGAAAAACCTCTTGCGACAATCCCTCGTCCATAAAAGGAAGGATTCTTCGGAGTTGTTGCACCCACGTTTTACTACCAGAAGCGGCTTGCCAGCGTTCCGAGAATGCAGTAAAAGTACCCACCTCTTCGGCGGGTCTCATTTCAGGTGCGGGCTTCCCTACCCATTTTTGTGGCGCTTTGAAGGCATCTGCCACCACACCTTCTTTGTTAAGGAGATAAGCATTGGCGTGAGGCCCGAACAAGCGCAATTGGATTTTCCAACCGTTTTCTAATGATATAAGGATAAAACGGTCGCGGTCTGCCACTTTTATTTCCGTAATCGCCTGACCAATCACTTGTTCAAAGCGTGTTAGGACGTTTCGTTTGGCACGGTTATAGCCATCAACCCGAAAAATACCCGTTCTTCCCGGATTGGTTTGTACCAAAAGCGCATGGTCAGCTTCTTTTGTGCCCATCGCTAAAATCAATTCACCTTTGTTTTGGGCATAGACATCGCCCAGAATGCCATCACGGAAACGGGTATTCCAGTCTTCGGCCAAGGTTTTTAAGGTGAAATAATGTGCAATCATCGAAAAAGAAGCGAACGTTTGCGGATGGTCTTCCTGAATTCGGAACTTACGCCAAGAGGAGGCAAATTAAAATGGAAAACGTAAAATTGCCACCACTTGCCCTTAAAACTTCATCTATCCACCTTGAAATATTATGAAAATTGCCCTTTGGATGATTGGTAAAACTGCGGAACGGTATTTAGACGAAGGGATGGCCGTTTACGAAAAACGATTGCGCCACTATGTCCCATTCGAGGTGACCGTCTTACCGGACGTAAAGCAGGCCAAAAACCTAAATCCAGCACAATTTAAAGAGGCAGAAGGGACTTTGATTTTAGACCGTTTGGAGAAACGCGATATGTTGGTGCTTTTGGATGAAGCCGGTAAAACTTTTGGCTCGGTGGCGTTTGCCAAATGGATAGAAGGGCAAATGAACGTATCGGCGCAGCGCATGGTTTTCCTGATCGGCGGTGCTTTTGGTTTTTCTAAGGACGTTTACGAGCGTGCCCAATTCAAAATTTCGCTCTCCGAAATGACGTTTTCTCATCAATTGGTACGGCTTATCTTTTTGGAGCAGCTTTATCGGGCGCAGACCATCTTAAAAGGTGAGCCTTATCACCATGTATAAACAACAAAAACATGAACAGCAGTAAACTATTTCTTGTGGTGGGTGCTTTATTGGCCGGAATTTCTGTAGCCATCGGTGCATTTGGCGCACACGGACTAAAAAGCATGGTCACACCCGAACGCCTGCAAGTATTCGAGATAGGAGTTAGATACCAGATGTACCACGCCTTGGCACTCTTGTTCGTAGGTTGGACAATGCGGACGGCATCGGTGGACTTGTTGCTGGTGGGCTGGCTTTTTATTGCGGGAATTGCCTTGTTTTCCGGAAGCCTCTACATTTTGGTGCTTGGAGACTTTGCCCGATTGGGGATGGTGACGCCGCTTGGTGGTGTGGCCATGATTGCCGCCTGGGTGATTTTGGCGTATAGGCTCTGGCGTATTTGATACTAAATCCGGTGAAGTTTTATGATCTTCACCGGACAATTCTTCGCCGCAAGTTCGTTATCATCCCATTCGTGGTCGTCCACTACTACCGTGTAGAAACCACCATTGCGTTCCTCCCCTCCAACGAGGGTACATTTTCCATCTTTGTGAGAAACACGCCAGCGATAATCCGCAGCTTCTACACAGGCATTACACCCAATGCACTTGGCGCGTTGGTGGATGATGCGGATCATACTTTCACGGGCGCCAGTTTGTACAAACGATCGGATGGACGGATTTTGCCCTCGACCGGAAGGGTAAAGACATCGCCTTTTTTGACCTTTTCTACGGGTTCGTTGTTGATGCGCAATTCCGAGACCGTAAGTTGGAAATAGCCACTGGTGGGGCCAGTGATAATCATTTCGTCTCCGACAGAAAGGCTGTTGGATTCGCAGATAAATTCCGCAATTTGTACTTTCGGGAAGTAGTTTAGACCTTTTGCTACAAATATCTTTTGTTTACTGGCTTTAGACCCTGGCACATCCGACCATTCCCCCATTTTGCGCCCCAAATAATATCCGTCCCAGAATCCACGATTATAGACCGTAGCCAATTCTGCCATCCAATAATCAATTTTTTCGTGGGTATAGGTTCCGTCTAAATACGCATTGATGGCCTCGTTGTAGGCTTTTGTGACGGTGTAAACATAGTCTGGTGCGCGGCCTCGTCCTTCAAGTTTAAGTACCCTAACGCCCGCATCCAAAATCTTATCTATAAAATCTATGGTGCATAAATCTTGGGCAGACATGATATACTCGTTATCTACCTCGAACTGCATCCCCTCCTCTTTGTCCGTGACAATATAACTCCGGCGGCAATTCTGAATACAAGCCCCACGATTTGCCGAGGCAAAGTGGGAGTGTAAACTCAGGTAACATTTACCGGAAATGGCCATACAAAGTGCCCCATGTGCAAAAATCTCCAGTTGGACCAGTTCCCCAGACGGGCCAGTAATATCGCGCCGCTTAATTTCTCGGCTAATGTCGGCCACTTGTTTTAGGCTAAGTTCTCTTGCCAAAACCACCACGTCCGCAAAGTTTGCATAGAACTCTACCGTATCTATGTTCGAGACATTGGCTTGTGTAGAGATATGAATCTCCATCCCAATTTTTTTGGCGTAGTTCATCACCGCATGGTCTGAGGCAATGATGGCCGTTATGCCACTGTCTTTGGCGGTTTGGACGATATTCCGCATCAGCGAAATGTCGTGGTCGTAGAGGATGGTATTGAGCGTAAGGTATGTGCGGATGTTATGCTCCTTGCCGATTTGTGCAATTTGCTTTAAGTCCTCTAAGGTAAAATTATTGGACGACCGCGCCCGCATATTGAGTTGTTCTACGCCAAAATAAACGGAATTACACCCGCCTTTGATGGCCGCCCAAAGGGCTTCATAAGACCCCGCTGGGGCCATGAGTTCAATGCTTCGGTTCATGAATCTTGTAATGGGGTAAGGGTCGCATGGCGGCAAATTAGACGCTCGATTTGCGAAAATTGGCTTTTTCAAACGGTTGAGTAGCCGTTTTGTTTCCACCTTTAAAACTCAAGGTATGATCCGCAAATGGTAGCCCGCAGTGTCTTTCCATAAATCAATGGCTACCCCAAAGGTTTTTGTAAGGTTGTGGTTCGTCAGCACCTCGTCAATCGGCCCAGAAGCCACTGTATGCCCGATTCCCAGCATGAGCACATGGGAAAAAGAGGGCGTAATTTCCTCGGCATGGTGTGTTACCAAAACCACCGAAGGCGCATCTGGTTGGTGCAGCAGTTTTTCGACAAAGGTCAAAAACCGGAAACGGGCTACGGGGTCTAAGCCCGCGCAAGGCTCATCCAAGATTAGGAGTGCCGGATTTGCCATTCTTGCACGGGCAATGAGAATCCTTTGGCGCTCGCCTTGGGACAAATACCGCCATGGACGTGCCTCCAACGTTTGGGTCTCTGTTTGTGACATCAGGTATTGGGCAGTTGCAACATCTTCGGGTGTAGGGATTGTCCACATGTTCAATTGGGCATATTTTCCACTTACCACCACTTCTAAGCCGGTTTCCCCATCTCCGATGCGTGGCAACAAACCTGCACTCACCAAGCCAATGTGTTTGCGTAGTTCCCGCCAATCCGTCCGCCCAAACGTATTGCCCAAGACCTCGACCTTGCCCGATGTCGGGGGCATATAACCCGCCAATGCGTGCAACAAGGTTGTTTTTCCTGCACCATTCGGCCCCAAAATCACCCAATGATCTCCGGGCATTACACACCAATTCACCTCACGCAAAAGGGCGTTTCGGCTGCGAGTCAGGTGCAAGTCCGATATACGGATAATGGGTGTTTGCGGGGCAAGGCTTTCCATTTGGTATCTTTTTTGAACGTCTGGTTGGTAGCGACTGGCTTCTTTGGAAGATAGTCTTTTTTAAACCTTTAAAATGAAGTGCGTTATGAAGACCTCGAAAATCTCTTTGCTCCTTGCCCTCGTCTTGTTTTTGGTCGGGATAGGGTTTACGGCTCAGGCACAAACCCTTAGCCGAAAAAACACAATAAAACAATCTAAACCAAAATTAATCAATACAAAATCAAGCCTAAAGCGTTATAAATGGGTGTTGGTTCAGGTATATGATCAACAAGGCGGTATGAGGGTATCCAAAGAGAATGTTTATTTTCAGGTGGCAGAAGACCTCAAAGGGCTGGGTGGAAATGGTGGATGTAATGTATTTGGTGGAGACCTCTCTGTCACCCAACGTGTCCTAAAAATTGGGCCAATCATGTCCACAAAAATGTACTGTGGCGAGAGCAGTACCCTCGAAAATCGCTTCCTTGCATTAATGGATGGTGAAAAAACATACCGAATTAATGGCAGACGTCTTACCCTCCGCGATGGCAAAACGACCTTGGTTTTTGTGGCGCGTCCTCGAGAACGAGAATAATTTCCCGCCCACTGTAATCAGATTGCCTAAATGGTGTAAATTAAAGATGGCTTGGATGTGGTCTAAGCCATCTTTTTTTGAATTAAGACGTGATAATGGTCTCCAAAAAACGTGTCCCGAGCTTGCTCCCATTGCCAAAAAAATCCCAAGCTACATGGAAAATGTGGTTGGTCTTGGGAGGGCTGGCCCTCATTGCTACACTTTTTATTTTGCGCTTGTGGATGAATACCCGCATCGTTCCTACATTCGATGGTCAAAAAGCATTTATGCACTTGGAAAAGCAGGTGCATTTTGGACCGCGTATCCCCGGAACATCCGGTCATCAAAAAGCATTGGCCTATTTTCAACGAACCTTAACACCATGGGCAGAGACCGTCTCGTTACAGCCGTTTGAATGGCGCGACCGCAAGGATACCAACAACGTGTGGCGTGGAACGAATGTCGTGGCCTCTTTTAACCTGAAAGCCACGCGTCGTATTTTGTTATTGGCCCATTGGGATACTCGCCCCTTCGCCGACCAAGACCCAAATCCCGCAAACCGCATAAAACCCGTTATGGGGGCAAACGATGGTGCTTCTGGCGTAGCCGTCTTACTCGAATTGGCGCGCCTCCTACACGATAACCCGCCAAAGATGGGTGTGGACATCTTGTTGACGGATATGGAGGACTTGGGAGACTACGACCACGAAGAGAAACCAAACGAACGAAACCCCTTCTCCATTGGCGCACAAAAATTTGTGGACATGAACCCCGATTACTCGCCAGAATATGGGGTTTTGCTGGACATGATAGGCGATAAAGACCTACGGATTCCCTATGAGAAATTCTCGATCACGAATGCGCCAACAGTTGTAGAAAACGTATATGCCGCCGCAGAACGTGCCCAAGCGAAGGCTTTTGTACGCGAAGAAGGGCAGGCTGTAATGGACGATCATGTGCCTTTTTTACGCAAGGGAGTACCCGTCATTAACCTGATTGACTTTGAATACCCATATTGGCATACCATTGGGGATACGCCCGATAAATGTAGCCCAGAGAGCCTAAGACAGGTAGGACAAACCATTCTGGAATTGCTCTTCGGATAACCCAAACCGCGCAAAGCAATTATACACGATACATGTTTACCCATTGTCCTTTGGACAAAGTTTTTTCCAATCAGTAAACGATTCGATAAAGTCGCGGACTTCTTGGTCGTCGCGGAGATACACCTGAATGTCAGTAATTTTCCATTCTTGGCCGGTTTTTACGCCATCTACGTATTTGCCCCCTTGTAATTCAAAAGCGATTTGAGAAGAAAGGTTATTGACCACGCCCAAGAAATACACACGGTTACGACTGGAGCGGGTACGATTAATATCTATTACTGGATTGGCGCAGTATTGATTTTTGAATTTATGTGTACCCTTGTATGCCCTTTCGATGGCCTGTCGCATGGTCTCTTCGCCTTGGCCTGTAAGAAGAGTAGTGCTTCCTTGTTGGTAATGATAAGAAGCCATCATTTTGCGAAGTACAACTTCTAAAGAAGCTGGGGAGCCTTCGCGGATTTGTTGATACACAAAGGTTGCTGCCTCATTTGCGTCTTTGAAGGTCGGAATGGCGACTTCTGGCAAACTTGCCATCCGGTTGGTGATTTGGTGATTGGCCTCGATTAGGGCTAAGGTGGGCATTCGACGAATTTCTTCCGCGTTTAACTCACGGGTGCTTCGTATTTTACGTTCGTCAAACGACGAGATCATACGCTGCCAAGGTTGGTTCACTTCGTCTCGATAGAAGCGCACTTCATACAATTGTTCAACGGTTTCCAATTTTGTATTGGAGGCAATTTGTTCGGAGACCACTTTCATTTTAAAGACCACGCGCATAGGGGTCTCCCAATTAAATTCGGGAATGAGCGTGGGGCCTTCTTTCAATTCCACAATTTTTCCGTAGTAATATCCAAAGAACTTGGCGCGATCAGCGTCTATCATGGCCATAATTTCCGACTCTTTGGGATCTGGTAACCCCTCATACTTGGTCTGACCAACATAAAATTGCTTCCACGCATATTTTCCTGCACCGGTGTATTGATAGACGGCCGTGCCATAGAGGATTACTTTAAGTCCGCCGTATTGTGTAGATTTTTTGAGAACCTCGGCCCCTCGCCGCCATTCCCAGTTCCCGAAAGTATCGTTCCAAGAGCGGGTACCCGTACCAACCAACTTTACAGAAAGGGTGTTGGCATCGGTAAGACGGGCGCGGATGTCCGCATCACTAGGTTGTGCAAATACCGGA encodes:
- a CDS encoding ATP-binding cassette domain-containing protein, encoding MESLAPQTPIIRISDLHLTRSRNALLREVNWCVMPGDHWVILGPNGAGKTTLLHALAGYMPPTSGKVEVLGNTFGRTDWRELRKHIGLVSAGLLPRIGDGETGLEVVVSGKYAQLNMWTIPTPEDVATAQYLMSQTETQTLEARPWRYLSQGERQRILIARARMANPALLILDEPCAGLDPVARFRFLTFVEKLLHQPDAPSVVLVTHHAEEITPSFSHVLMLGIGHTVASGPIDEVLTNHNLTKTFGVAIDLWKDTAGYHLRIIP
- a CDS encoding META domain-containing protein translates to MKTSKISLLLALVLFLVGIGFTAQAQTLSRKNTIKQSKPKLINTKSSLKRYKWVLVQVYDQQGGMRVSKENVYFQVAEDLKGLGGNGGCNVFGGDLSVTQRVLKIGPIMSTKMYCGESSTLENRFLALMDGEKTYRINGRRLTLRDGKTTLVFVARPRERE
- a CDS encoding M28 family peptidase, with protein sequence MLPLPKKSQATWKMWLVLGGLALIATLFILRLWMNTRIVPTFDGQKAFMHLEKQVHFGPRIPGTSGHQKALAYFQRTLTPWAETVSLQPFEWRDRKDTNNVWRGTNVVASFNLKATRRILLLAHWDTRPFADQDPNPANRIKPVMGANDGASGVAVLLELARLLHDNPPKMGVDILLTDMEDLGDYDHEEKPNERNPFSIGAQKFVDMNPDYSPEYGVLLDMIGDKDLRIPYEKFSITNAPTVVENVYAAAERAQAKAFVREEGQAVMDDHVPFLRKGVPVINLIDFEYPYWHTIGDTPDKCSPESLRQVGQTILELLFG